The following is a genomic window from Neurospora crassa OR74A linkage group III, whole genome shotgun sequence.
TCACGGGAGACCGTTCATCCTCTCGATGCAATTCTGGAGACTCTAACAGGAGACATCGTGGTCATGGGAGGATATCGAGGCTCCATTCTTCGATCCGCTGAGCCCCCATATCGACAGTTATGGGTGCCAGTCAAGGTAGGCTTGAACATCCGCAAAGTGAACATGGAGGTTGGCCTGGAGcccgaggatgaggagaacATGGAGAAATACATATTTGCCTCGGGCATGCTCCAGAATATTGGACCCATTGATATTTCAAGAAAATTATTTAGGAAGCTCCGGGAGTGTGAGAACTCTGTAAATGGCAAACTCAGAGTCCATGACTATGGCTACGACTGGCGATTAAGCCCTCATCGCCTCTCCAAAAAGCTGAACGAATTCATTGAAAAGCTTCCATCTAACCAGCCTCACGTACCACCCGAACAAAGAGGCGTCTGGGTCATCGCGCACAGTCTCGGCGGTCTTATCACCCGACACGCCGTCAACCAGCGCCCAGAACTTTATTCAGGGATTGTATACGCCGGAGTTCCCAACCGCTGCATCAATATATTGGGGTACGTTCAACTAAATTGCTTAGGGGTGTAAGACTATGCTAagatttttactattagTCCTTTACGCAATGGAGATGCAGTTCTTTTCAATGAGACTGTCTTAAAAGCGCAGTCTAATTTCTCATTCCGAAGCAGTTTCATCTTCTTACCTGAAGATGGTTTCTGCTTTGTTTCCAAGGACAACAAGGAAGAGTATCCGGTAGATTTCTACAATGTAGACGATTGGATCAAATACCGCCTCTCTCCTTGTGCCGGTGGACCTGCCCTCCCGCCTCTGAACCCGTCCAAGAGCACCGGCGCCCTCGGCAGTCTTCTGAGTCTATCCGACTCCTTCCCCAACCTCTCTAGCCTCCCTTTCCGTGGTCGCAGCAACAGCGGGAAGAACCGAACtagcgacgacggcgacgacaataacaacaacaacaacagcagcagcagcagcagcagcagcaacaacaaacatATCACCGCAAGCTTCTCACCCTCCAACACAGTCTTCAAAGATCGCACCCTTGCCCCGCAAATGGGTTCTTCCTCAACCGCCACCGATACCCCTGAAACCAACCCACAACAACCAGCTGCACCGCCAATCAACggcaccccctcctcccactcccaaGCCATCCGCTACCTCGAGCGTACTCTGCGCGAAACCAAACAATTCCGCTCCGAACTGGCCCACAACCCTTCGCACCAGCATCGCAACACCTACCCTCCGCTCGCCGTGATCTACGCCAAGGACATACCTACCGTGTACGCCGCCCGGGTGACCTGTCGGGACGCCATCGCCTGCACGGATGCGTACGACGACTTGATGTTTGCCAGCGGTGATGGGGTGGTGCTGGCGCGCGAAAGCATGTTACCCGAGGGGTATGAGCTGGTCAAAGATGGACGGGTGTGTACGGATCGGGGGCATGTCAGTATGTTGGGGGAtttggcggcggtggggaGAGCGTTGGAGGCCGTGgtgagggggaggaggaaggggattggaagaggtggggtggaagaaggggaggcaGAAGCGGTAGAGGCAGAGAAGGCAGAAGCGGTAAAGGCTTTGGGTGGTGAaggcgagggagaagggaaTAGTGTTGGGAATAATGGAGTCGAGTTGCAAAGGACTGAGCAAGGGACGGCGGTAGCGGAGAGGGATTAGAAGTTTCAGTCGCAGTTTCAattggtgaagaggagggggtcctcgaagaggaaagaaaccCAGAAGGGTCGGGTTGGAAGTTGGTGTTGGGAAGGGGAGGTGCCAAGAGtagggagagaaagaaatatggaaaggagaaggaggagttgaaTTTGTTGAGTTGAGATACCCCGGAATAGAGAACGAAGAGTGAAGCGAAGAAGGACTTGCACGGGGACCGGTATGACTGAATGTTTCAGGCATATGTGTGgtgttggttgggttggcTGTTGCGAGCACGAAACTGTCAGGCGTCATGAAGGATCGGTCTTTTTTTCATCACGTTAGTTAGACTGGTATGGACGATATGATGAGCATAGAGGTAAAAGTAGAAAGATACCTAGAACAAGAGTTACATTCTTCCGGTTAtgatcttcctcttcgactAGCAGGAATCGACTGGAAGGAGGGATAAGTCGGATATTGTCAACATTGTTGATGTGCTAAAAACTAAAGAGGGGTTGGCTATCTTTGCTTTGTCGGGGAGAATAATCTCTAACCTCTATAGCGTGAATCCTTCGTCAGGAGCCTTCAGTCAAGAACCTTCAGTctggtacctacctttctggttctctttctctccttctctctctctttctactttcattccttatatatatatatcccaACTTGGAGACATACTATATTGGATTGTAATAGACAGTCAATCATTCATATGTGGTACACAGCCAACTAGCCCACGGGTTCTGCGAAACGAAACCTGTTCAATTTCGCCTTATATAGTTTGATGTGATTAtatgacaacaacaaagttAAACTACAGTGTTCATAGAGATACTCCATACTGGGCAGTTGAAGGTTTGACTCCTCCGTCGATGGAAGCCGATTCCTGACACATGCCTTTGACGATGCAAACATAGATGTTGATGAGTTCGGGAAATATTTCTCTTCACTTCTCGTAACTTACTGCTAGGTGTAACTGAATATCACTGAAATATAGGAGATAATTAGGGAGAGGTATCTGAAGCCGTCTACTGATTACAGCAAATTTTACTGACGAGTAATTGCATCGGTAACTATCCCATTTCGTAGACACTTGACAAGTAAATGCAACGCATAATGGAAGAATTCGAGATGTCCGCAATATTCAACGCTATGAGAATCTACACTCAACCCACAACACAAAACCTAAACGCAGTAACAACGCCATGCAAACAAAAACCAAATCCAACGAAATTCAAAGGGGTAGTTAGGCccatttatttatttacaacAACGAGGGCCAGACCCCTGAACACTTCCCCTACTTCCACCTTCCTacaccttccactttgctcTCCCGGCTGATCCTTGTCAGACTTGTTCCCCTCACAAGTACTTCTTAGGGCCACcagccttcctcctcttatAAAGAAAGTACGCCGCAGCCAACACCACCTGACTGCCTACGATGGCCAAATATAACTTTGTGTGGCCCGGCGCCGCGTGCTTGACCACATGACCTGCCAAATCCTCGTGCTTATCGGTAACATGATACTTGATGCTATGCTCGCTCTCCTTGAGGCGGGCCGTCAGTTCGGAGCGCATGCTGCGCACCTCGCGCTCCAAGTTTTCGAGCTTGTTCTCGACGGACGCGAATCGGTCGAGCTTAGTCAGGAGCCCCTTCATCTCGCCCAACATGATCGAGACCTCCTGATGGTTCTGGTCGGCGATACCGCCGTACTGGGCCACGGACCGGAAGATGGACGAAAGATGGTGGTTGAGGGACTGGATGCGTGTGTGCAAGTCCTCGAACTGCGCCTTGGACGACGTGATACTGTTGGCCTCGGCGTCCGGGATTGCGTTGTCGTACGGGTCCTGGATGGCCGCCTGGCCCGACCGGCCATGGTTCGTGCCGCCAAGGGGCTTCTGGTTCTCGcctgactgctgctgctgctgctgctgttgctggttgGGAACGGTACCAATGTCGTCCTCGGACAAAACGACAACCTTGAAGACCTCGAACGAGTCAGGGTTCtcggcggaggcggcggaaAGACCAAAGTTGTAGCCGGTGGGAATGTGGATCTTGTCGCTCTCGAAGCACAGGCGGCCGTCGACTTCGACCTTGAAGTTCTGCGAGTTGTGGCGCAGCTTGATTTGCGAAGGACGGCCCAAGTTGCGGTAGGCAAACCAGCAGTGGCCGAAGGCGAGGTTGTCGACGTTGTCGCGCTTGCTGTAGTCGAGAGTGCCGTCGTTCAGGAAGCCCCTGATCATGCCTGCCGATCCGCCGTGCTGGTTGACAACAAGCACCAAACCCTCAAACTTGCCGACCGTGTAGATGCTTTGCGAACCGATGCTGCGGGCGCCATCCTTGGCAAGCCAGATGTTGAGAAGGCCGCTGCCTCGTTCAGGGCCGTTGGCGCGGAAGTCGATGTCTGTCGTCCAGGCTCTGTGCTCGAGAGGCTTGTCGGCCCAGACTGCACCGCGCTGGTTACCGGGGGCGGGAGGGGTCAAGATGACCTTGTTGGAGAGCAATTCGGGCACATTGGGATTGCCCTGCATAGAGTAGTTTGGAATGGTGTTGCGGCCATCGGGGTTTATCCTGAGGCGGCGAAGAGGGGGCAGCTGTTAGTCGATGTGCGCCGGCAGCAGGAGTTTCTTTGCTAGTGTGCAGTTGACGTTGAACGTACCTCGCGCCAAACCCGAAACTGAGGTCACTGACAAGGTACTGGGCAGCCTCGGCGACGCTGCCGAGGGCGACAATGCCCACCAACAAGCGCATCGTGCAAAGTGTAGTGTGACGGTGATCTCGACAGTCGTCGTGCGAACCTTGGTGGCTGGCCGAAGAGCTGTTGGTGCGATGTGCTCGATCCGAACTGGAGGCCACCTAATTCCGAATGAAAAGGAATTGATAAGCCTTTTGATATCGGCTGTCACCTAATTTGCAAAAGTCacggaaaaaaaagtgaagAGCCGCTTTCTGTTGGTTGAGGACACTTTACACTTTTGCAGGAGTTAGGTTCTCGGTGAAGCCGCCCGGCCAAGACTAAGGAGAGGTCAACAAGGTGTGTGAAGTGTGGATACCCGTACGTCGACAGGTCGGGTACTTAGTGTTAGTACAGAAGGATAGGACGGCAAGCGGCAAGCGAATTCCAGAAGAGATTCAACAAAGGTGTAGACGAGATGATGACGGGTGCTTGAGATTGAGAGAGtcgagagaaagagggaatGTACAGAAAAGACTCTAGGGGTCTATTACTCGCACGACCTTCGAGAACGTTcaagtgctgctgctggtgctgtgctgtgccaTCTCGGAATGACAGCTTTCTCAAACCGACAAAGTTCAAAACACCGAACCTTCCCCTGCAGGAGCTTGATTCACCAACAGGGATTTCCCTCTCCGCACGTCCAGCGCGTGCCTGTCTGCGGGGAGCCTCCTGTGGCTAAAAGCTCGCTTCAGTTTCAACTTGTGTGGCTGAATCCAgtttgtacactacataatGGTCTTAAGTTGGTTGGAACGGAATGTGGCTTAACTGAAGTTCGTTACGTGCAGTGCCATGCCGACATCCGACTGGAGCCCCTTGCGGCAGGCAACTTCAATCCGGATTCTGGAAAGAGCCTAGCCAGGCCGTCAGGGTTCACGAACGGCCGCGGCAATGAAACAATTAAAACGGACCCCAATCGTAAATTACACGCAACCGACCTTGACGACACCCAACCCTAGACTGCGACAAGCGATAGACCAGGACAGACTGAACACCCTGTACTTCCTTTTACTCACCATTTCATAACCTTTGTCTCCTATCTCACCATTACTACACACATCCACATGGCCATTACGGCATGGAGACATGGCTGAGATATATCCTTCTCTCGTGCAATGCGCGATAGTGGCTACGGCTTTCAAGGTCCTCTTGTTCCCGGCTTAGTACGTCTATCCAGCCGCCTTCATCTTTTCATCCTTTTTCCCCCGGCACGTCACTGCACTTCCCTAATGGCGATCCCCAATGATTCGGCGACACGCCTTGAAGGAGCTATCGCCATACCTCACATGTAGAGGTTACTTTCACTGACACGATCCTGTCTGCTTCCTCAGCAAATCCACCGACTTTGAGGTTCATCGCAACTGGCTGGCCATCACTCACAGTCTCCCCCTCTGGGAATGGTACTACGAAAAGACGTCGGAATGGACCCTGGACTATCCACCCTTCTTCGCCTACTTCGAATGGATCATGTCGCAAGTTGCCAGGTTGGCCGATCCGGCCATGATTTGGGTGCATAACCTCGAGTACGACAGCTGGCAAACCGTTTATTTCCAAAGATGGACAGTCATTGTAACGGAGCTGGTCTTGCTCTATGCGCTACAAATGTACAAAGGCATCTTGTCTGGAAGCTTGGTACGTGTGCTAACAAAAGGCTAAACAGGTTTGTTGACTCCACGCCTGGCGTGTCCAAGAGGGCAGCCCATGCCGCTGCTGTCTCTATCCTCTTGTCGCCCGGCCTGCTCATCATCGACCACATTCATTTCCAGTACAACGGCGTCATGTACGGAATCCTGATCGCCTCTCTGGTcttggccaagaagaagtcgTCTCTGTTGGCTAGTGGTCTCGTCTTTGCCGCCCTTCTGTGCATGAAGCacatctacctctacctggcACCGGCCTACTTTGTCTACCTTCTCAGGGTTTACTGCCTTCCACCCAAGTTGTCACCGAGGTCCATCTTCAGGATCCAGTTTTTCAACTGCGTCAAGCTGGGCGGCGGAATCGCAGCCATTTTCGCGGCTGCCTTTGGCCCTTTTGCGCTCAAGAACCAGATCCCGCAAATCTTCAGCCGCCTGTTCCCCTTCTCGCGAGGTCTATGCCACGCATACTGGGCTCCCAACGTGTGGGCTTTGTACTCCTTCATGGACAGACTCCTGATCTCCCTCGCGCCGAGGATTGGGCTACCGATCAAGGCGGATGCGCTCAACAGCGTTACCCGCGGTCTCGTCGGAGACACGTCGTTTGCGGTGTTGCCGGACATCACGCCTCGCATGTGTTTCGTCTTGACGCTCCTTTTCCAGGCCATCCCCCTGATCAAGCTCTTTATGAGGCCGACCTGGGAGGGCTTCATCGGAGGAGTCACCCTCTGCGGATATGCCTCGTTTTTGTTTGGCTGGCACGTCCACGAGAAGGCCATTTTGCTGGTCATCATCCCATTTAGCCTCATTGCGCTCAAGGACCGACGGTACCTGGGAGCTTTCAGACCATTGGCTGTAGCGGGCCATGTGTCGCTCTTCCCATTGATATTCACGCCGGCCGAGTTCCCAATCAAGACGGTCTACACCATCTTTTGGCTGGTTCTCTTCTTGATGGCATTCGACCGTCTTGCTCCAGCCCCTACCCGCCAAAGACTGTTCCTGTTTGATCGCTTCAGCACGGCGTACATTACAGTCAGCATCCCCCTTATCTTTTACTGCTCTTTGATGCATGGTATTATCTTTGGCAAGAGCTACGAGTTTCTGCCGTTGATGTTCACCAGCTCGTACTCGGCGATAGGAGTCGTCGGTAGCTGGCTGGGCTTCATGGTGGTGTATTTTACGGAGTAGAATCTTTACGTAACGAGCTATCAAATCCAGTAttattttgtttttctttcaagtgttcttttcttgttttcttctcGTATCTGGCGATCTTTTGTCATTTCCTGTCCCCCAGTGCCGTGAATCTTGCATAGGTATGCAGGCTCGCAGGGAGGCAGGTATACGTAGTATGCACATTACAGACATGGGTGTAGCCGCCAATTGAGTGCACTAGTAATGCCAAGGCCTGGCCTCCCAAAATGGGTATGAGGAGGTTTGAAACCAAGCAAATGCGGCTGACTAAGACGACCTTGAGTTTTCAAATTGACACCCAATGTACCGATGAGTTTCGACCAAAAGGTTGCTGCTGTCTTCTGAAAACGTTGGCGCTCTTCGATTCGTCGAGACGAACGTCGCTTTCTGCAAGGCTGAGATTCCATTTCGAGGAGAGAGACTGTACGGAGTGAGTGTACTTGTAGTGTACATCAATACGTACTTACCCTGCGAGTTTCCTTACCCCACATCCATGCGCCGGTTGATCCGGCAGGCAACTGTGTTTTCTTTGTCTTGCGAGCTTCTGTCCGATTTCTTCCCTTGGGAGCCAAGAAAGATCCCCAGGACCCCTTGTGAGAGGCAGTGCGGTTCGCTCGGTGATGTGCTGTGTTGGACCTAGCCCGGGGCAGCCAGCccctgttgttgatgtgtgCGGTGACCATTGACCGGCTCGAAATCGGTAGGTTGTTTGGTTGCACAAACAAACGGGAAGGCCCTGGCAAGTGGTTCAGTTCAGGTTCATAGTTTCTTTTTGGCCTTTGGCACCTCATTCACGTGTATGTACATGTCTGGTCGGTACTCTTTGGGACGACTACATACAAATGTCCAAGCATAAGACATGTGATGGACCGTGTGCAACCACTCCCAGGAGTTGACGTAAAGGCCGAGATGGTATATACATGTATACAACACGAAATGGAAGAAGCAACAGATTAGAAACAATCCAGGGGTGGTTTGGTAGCTTGGTGGAATTCGATGTATGTTGTTTGAACATCGAGGTACCTTGGTAGTTGTTCGCCCCTGAGCGCGCATCTGCCATCCGATATCAGATCTGTAAGTACGGATCTTCGATCTCATATCATATTGTAACCTCGTGGCTCGTCTTGGTGCTTCTTAGTCTGTCCTATATACCTGGCTCTGGCTTGTTGAGACGGATTGCCGAAAAAAGCTCTTCCTAGGAGTTGCCGAAGAAGTTTCTGCACCTCAGTCGGGGGAGGGGCCAGTGAATAGAGGTGAAAAATGGTGGCCGTGGTCCCGTCCTGTTCGAGGGGTCGAGGTCAAGACGGGATCCCTGAGCCTGCTAGCGCGGTACTTTGCTGCGGAGCAAGTGTCATGCACTGCCAGACGCAACACGCGCCCCAGGCGCATTTCTGACCTTGCCGCCAAGATGGTTCTATCGTTGTCGTTTTGGGTCGAAGGTCATGACTAACTTTCAATCAAGCGTAGCCTTTACCTTGAAGTCCAAAGCGATATATATGCGAAAAAGGAGGCAGTTTTGACACCGGTGCACGCGGATCGATATGCGGGATCGGTGGTGGAATCCAAGATCAAAGTCGCGCTCTATCGCGCGGCATCTCCAGAGCGGCCGCCCTGCCTGGAACCTGTCTGGTCCAAGTGGTGCATGCCGGACCCCTACCCTCGGAAAACAAAATTTGGAGGGTGCATCCGCCAACATAGATGGTTGAAGAATGGGCCAAAATGGACGCTTCAACCGTCAGCAGATAGCCCTCGTCGCGGCGAGCACGGCAAGTAGTTGAACGTTGGGGAGCTGTCGAGTGGGCGGCCGGCAGGGTCTGCGAAGTGGTCCTGGGGGTGCTCGGGGGGGAAGGCCAAGGACGGTGCCAGTACgggggacgaggaggagggcaaagAGAGGGCCAGGGCTCCCACTACTCTTAAGGCAACGGGGGTGGGATGGCCGCACTGGCTTCGGAGCTGGAGCCATCCCTCATCCCGTCCCTCCCTGGCGGGTCCAACGGGTCCCGGACGCCAACACGGACTGGTAAGGCCCTCAGGTTTCTCAGGTACATTCACACGCTCCCATTTGCcgtccatcctcctcgttcCACCCGACCATCCCAGCGCCATGGGGCTTCCACTCCCGCCCTCTcccacctcttccacttcttctcctcccctcctccccccccccccgggcCCTGGCTCaactttttcctcctcccaactCCCACAACTTCGTGCACTTGCTCCCGCACCGccatccgccgccgcccaccacgaccacgacCACGACGGCCGTTCCACCGTAAccaccacacacaccacTTTGTTGCTTCCAAAGTCGAGATATTCGGGATATTGAATGGAATTTTGACACGAAGCACCACCAACCTCCGGCCGGCATCCGAAACCTAACCCACCGTGTCCCGGCCTCCATCCATTTGGATTTGGCGCAAATTCCAATCATCACGCCAGGGAACGAGTTCAAGGCTTTGAACGGATGCAGCGCAGCATTGGATCCAAAAAGTCTTCAATCAGCCTTGCAGCAGCATCGAGACCACCTCAAGTGTAGGGCGGTTGTTCGTATGTACCTCCCTTTTGATATTACACCTTTCCACATACCACCCACATGGCACATACCTCATAgtacctcctctcctctcaagtatcctccccctcccccccaaACCACACCACGCACCTGGCAAACCCAGCACCGGCATCAGCACCCTACCCTCGAGGCACCCACACACCACACCCGTGACAACCCTGTTCAACCCAACTCCCCTCTCTCCACCCGACCGTCACGGATCGCGACATGAGCCACAACACCGCTCTTTCGGGCGCAACAACGCGTCTCAATTCTCTCAATCACACACTTGCTCACCACCACTTTTGCTCTTATAGGTCTCAAACATCTAGACTCATCGTCTAGACACGTGCAAGGCTGCTCGGCCTTGCTCTTCGCTCAAACTAACCCCCGTCATCTTTGGGGTCTGACTTTCCGGCTTCTACGTCggttctcttcctttctcctcctcactcAAGGTCATTATTAACTCGGCTTCCTCTTGAGATTTCGAGGAGCGAGCTTTCATCATGGTACATGATTTTCCCAAGGACTCCATTGTCATCTGGATCAAGCTGCTTACCCCATATTCACCAACCAGGTCCTATTCAAAAGGAAGCCGGTGCAGTTTCTGACTGTCCCGAATATTGAAGATGACAACCAAGAGGTATGCATACTCTCCCCTTTTTGCCCTCTCATGTGTTCGTGCAGTCGCCAGCTCACACGTTGCCTCACAGGTTTGGCACATCCCTCAGACGGGAGAGATCTTCGTAACATATGAGGAATACCTCAACCGGTATGTGCAAAATAATCAAGTCAACAGTGTGTGAACTTGAAAGCTGACTTGGAGATAGCATGGACTTCTACAATCAGGTGAGCACAGCTGTGCAAGTAAACAAATCACCCCTGAATGACATGCACTCACACTTAGAGAACAGAAACGATTCATCTGCACAATCACAGGTCACTCTGGTCTAACTTTCTTTGAAGCCCTATCAAGTGAGGTATGCGAAGCTCCAGAAAGCCTTCTGCGTTTCCATACAGGACTAACCCAACCCTTTCGCCTGCAGACTGCTGGGGCAGCTGAGGTTGAGCAGGCGTTTCCTGAGGCCCTCAAGGGTCCTGTTCTTCGACGTGTTCAGTTCCAAACCGTGTCTCGCATCGACACTCTGGTTGATCAGATTTACGATGAGTTTAAGAACGACTACTATCCGGGTGAGACCGTTACCGTGAGCATCGATGGAGAGAAACTACACGGTGTAGTCCGGGACAAGACTCGATTCGGAGGCACGGTTCTGCCTGATGGTTCCACTGCTCCCCCGTATTCCCGCTACTTTGTCAGTCTTAAAGAGCGCCAGGAGGAGGTGCCCGTCAACGACTCTCAGATCTTCCGCGATCGCAAGGTCTTCACCAAGTCGGTCCTTCGTTCTTTCATTAAGAAGACAGTAACGCGCGAAGCTTGGAACGGCGCTCCCTGGCTGGTCAAGACCGACATTGCCGAGCGATACCACATTGACACTCGAATCCCGCCACATCTGCGCTACGACAACAAGTTGCTCGAGAGAAAGCAAATCCAGGCACAGAAGAGGATGACGCAGCCCGGCGGTATGGGTATGGAATTCAACAGCCACACCAGCCACAACACCCCTGCCTCACCCGGACAATTTAGTCCTACAGGTCCTGTCCGCCTTCCTGAACTGAAACCAGCGCCTAAGAGTCACAAATCAAAGGCTCAGCAGGCCGCTCAGGCCGCTGCTCAAGAGGCACGGCAGAATGGTGGCGTAGTTTCTAGGAAACATAACCTCTTTAACGGCCCCGAGCCGGGCGGGTTCATGCACTTACCACTGCCAGGCAATCCATTCCAGTTCCCCCTGTCATATCGCAGTCACACATTACCTCCTATATACAGCGCGCCCGAACCTCCcccgccgcccccgccgcccaAGTACCCGATCGAGGATTTGCAAGTCGAATCTCGCGGCCTGGTGCGACCGCAACTCAAGTACCTGTGTGCCGATCCGCCTGTCGACCTGGAACCCACTTTCAAGGCGCCTTTCGATGGCAAGATACTCATGAAGTCGGTAGGACCCCTTCTCGAGACCTGGGATACCCTCAACGTTTACTGCGAGATCTTCAAGCTGGATTCGTTCACTTTCGATGACTTTGTGGAGGCCATGCAGCTCGCCTCGGAGGAGATGCCGGTACAGCTTTTCAACGAGATTCATTGCGCTGTCCTCAAGATTCTGGTCAGCTCCGAGGCCGACGGCGGTAAGGTCCAAATTCAGCTACCCGagcttgaagaggaggatgaggaagaggaggatgaagaagataGCGCCGCCGCAACCCCTGAACCCGAGTCGCTACCTACCGCCCGCGCGACACGCAGCAGCCTCGCTAAGCTCGAGGCTGAGCGACTAGCTgccgaggctgctgctgccgaaCGGGAAATGCAGGAGGCCGAAGATGCGCCCAAGCACCGTGCCGAGGAGGTTCTGAAGGACTACGACTGGATCGAGCACCTGCGGAAGCGCGATTTCAAGGACGGCGGCTGGGAGCTGATCATGGTCGGGTTGTTACACCAGCTGAGCAAGAACGAAAGGCTGAACGCGAGCTGCGAGGAACTTCTGGAGCAGCTTGTGCCtgttgaggatgaagagccGAGTCGCGAGACGGTGCGCGCGCGGTATGCGAGCCTCGATGTGAACTATCGAGTTCAGGCTTTGCAGATCATCTGCATGCTCACTGCGGAAACCAAGGCGATAAGGGGGTATATGGAGGATTGTAGCGAGCAGATGACGGCGTACcggaaggagaagattgaGTGGCAGCGGAAGAGGAAACAAGCGTAAGTTGAAGTCCTTTGATTTGGTGATGCACAACGAAAATTGGCTAACGCGAATTACAGTCTTGAGGACCTCAAGAACTTGAACGACCAACGCAAGATCTTACTCCCGGACAACATGCCCCCGAGTCCGCCCTTGGAGTCAGCTAAGGTCAACGGCGTCAACGGAGCGCATCCTAACGGCGATGTGAAGATGACGGATGTTGATGAGATCTCCTTG
Proteins encoded in this region:
- the crf4-2 gene encoding DDT domain-containing protein, with amino-acid sequence MVLFKRKPVQFLTVPNIEDDNQEVWHIPQTGEIFVTYEEYLNRMDFYNQKRFICTITGHSGLTFFEALSSETAGAAEVEQAFPEALKGPVLRRVQFQTVSRIDTLVDQIYDEFKNDYYPGETVTVSIDGEKLHGVVRDKTRFGGTVLPDGSTAPPYSRYFVSLKERQEEVPVNDSQIFRDRKVFTKSVLRSFIKKTVTREAWNGAPWLVKTDIAERYHIDTRIPPHLRYDNKLLERKQIQAQKRMTQPGGMGMEFNSHTSHNTPASPGQFSPTGPVRLPELKPAPKSHKSKAQQAAQAAAQEARQNGGVVSRKHNLFNGPEPGGFMHLPLPGNPFQFPLSYRSHTLPPIYSAPEPPPPPPPPKYPIEDLQVESRGLVRPQLKYLCADPPVDLEPTFKAPFDGKILMKSVGPLLETWDTLNVYCEIFKLDSFTFDDFVEAMQLASEEMPVQLFNEIHCAVLKILVSSEADGGKVQIQLPELEEEDEEEEDEEDSAAATPEPESLPTARATRSSLAKLEAERLAAEAAAAEREMQEAEDAPKHRAEEVLKDYDWIEHLRKRDFKDGGWELIMVGLLHQLSKNERLNASCEELLEQLVPVEDEEPSRETVRARYASLDVNYRVQALQIICMLTAETKAIRGYMEDCSEQMTAYRKEKIEWQRKRKQALEDLKNLNDQRKILLPDNMPPSPPLESAKVNGVNGAHPNGDVKMTDVDEISLTGGVHISDEIPDSDAEDADETPTNGLRNLRRGNDRAAERKRKEEEKKQRAEAAAAAAKVPKQSKQFLKVLKDIQKKEDEIAECEKEIAIIDNDLREADCPRTRVLGKDRFWNRYYWFERNGMPYGGLPDSSTAHAGYANGCIWVQGPDELEREGYIDMKEEWQNEYVAKFGITVPERKKREEGGTSVFKATQWGFYERAEDVDKLLEWLDPRGVNETKLRKELVNYRDRIQKGMENRKTYVGLDTATEEEKKEENGATGGDAMEGVEASTTAAVVEEQPVQPTTKGGRGKRSTRGNNNSRAATTTRQVTPEPPAYRCLAWVNTTAIEEIGHLHGEEPPPARNRKQSKKKQEAAAAKEEVEVQVAPTTRSGKKKSAR
- a CDS encoding dolichyl pyrophosphate Glc1Man9GlcNAc2 alpha-1,3-glucosyltransferase, producing MAEIYPSLVQCAIVATAFKVLLFPAYKSTDFEVHRNWLAITHSLPLWEWYYEKTSEWTLDYPPFFAYFEWIMSQVARLADPAMIWVHNLEYDSWQTVYFQRWTVIVTELVLLYALQMFVDSTPGVSKRAAHAAAVSILLSPGLLIIDHIHFQYNGVMYGILIASLVLAKKKSSLLASGLVFAALLCMKHIYLYLAPAYFVYLLRVYCLPPKLSPRSIFRIQFFNCVKLGGGIAAIFAAAFGPFALKNQIPQIFSRLFPFSRGLCHAYWAPNVWALYSFMDRLLISLAPRIGLPIKADALNSVTRGLVGDTSFAVLPDITPRMCFVLTLLFQAIPLIKLFMRPTWEGFIGGVTLCGYASFLFGWHVHEKAILLVIIPFSLIALKDRRYLGAFRPLAVAGHVSLFPLIFTPAEFPIKTVYTIFWLVLFLMAFDRLAPAPTRQRLFLFDRFSTAYITVSIPLIFYCSLMHGIIFGKSYEFLPLMFTSSYSAIGVVGSWLGFMVVYFTE